The DNA region TAGCTAGCATAATAAGCAGGTATGCAAAATTATTTACACATAACCATGAGCCAAAAAGCAGGAAAGCCAAGGGTTTCAGGATTTGCAAGTGAGTAATTTATTTTGCTTAGGTGCTTATCAACAATATCTCACATTAAGTCTTCCCTAAGCTTAGTCAGTATCAACCCCATCCAATTTTTACCCGGCCACTGACTGATATCAAAAATTTTAGGATCGTTTCGATCCAATCCCACGCTCCACTTTCGATCGTGACGGTAAGCTTCTACCAGTAGAGTTCCACGAGTCTTCAGTAACAGATCTAATAAATGTTCGTGCTGTGAAAATTTCTCTTTATTTCCTCGATAAACAATTTGTTGACAGTATTGACTCCAGATAGTGCTGTCAAAGTTTTGAACCATTCTCCCTAATTCCTGATGTTGTTGAGGATGCTTAGCAGCGATTATCTTTTTAGCGGTTTGAAGGTCGCCAAACAATAAAGCTTTCTGGTACATCATAAATTGCTCGGCACA from Oscillatoria sp. FACHB-1406 includes:
- a CDS encoding NADAR family protein; the encoded protein is MIPEEAMNIKNASIVDKVELYFYKQFTFFVDYTSPFSQWYIVPFTLNGITYNCAEQFMMYQKALLFGDLQTAKKIIAAKHPQQHQELGRMVQNFDSTIWSQYCQQIVYRGNKEKFSQHEHLLDLLLKTRGTLLVEAYRHDRKWSVGLDRNDPKIFDISQWPGKNWMGLILTKLREDLM